Proteins encoded together in one Sinorhizobium meliloti window:
- a CDS encoding porin: MNIKSLLLGSSAALAAVSGAQAADAIVAAEPEPMEYVRVCDAFGTGYFYIPGTETCLKISGFIRVQGEFGRDEVNDRSDWGTLDKPRKDYVGGTSDWDMFSRAYIAFDSKSDTEYGTLTGFFAAEFNADNDTDEGDSFIDVDEAYIQLGGFKAGFFYSWWDKGLNGETDSIGENTEFNSIAYMYDGGTFQAGVAIDELEGTSTKPNGIGVEGIVSASVGGVSFDLLGGYDTEYEEGAIRALLSADAGPGTFQIAGIWASDPNAYWADSEWTVAASYRFNASEKLAITPGAQYWDALNNGAGGFDSSEEQWRVGVTADYKITDGLASRFAINYTDASNKPDAVSGFLRLQRDF, translated from the coding sequence ATGAACATCAAGAGCCTTCTTCTCGGCTCCTCTGCTGCTCTCGCAGCAGTCTCCGGCGCCCAGGCTGCCGACGCGATCGTCGCTGCCGAGCCGGAGCCCATGGAATACGTCCGCGTCTGCGACGCTTTCGGCACGGGCTACTTCTACATCCCCGGCACGGAAACCTGCCTCAAGATCAGCGGCTTCATCCGCGTTCAGGGCGAATTCGGCCGCGACGAAGTTAACGACCGTTCGGACTGGGGTACGCTTGACAAGCCGCGGAAAGACTATGTTGGCGGCACTTCCGATTGGGACATGTTCTCCCGCGCTTACATCGCGTTCGACTCGAAGAGCGACACCGAATACGGCACGCTCACCGGCTTCTTCGCCGCTGAGTTCAACGCCGACAACGACACCGACGAAGGCGACAGCTTCATCGACGTCGACGAAGCCTACATCCAGCTCGGCGGCTTCAAGGCCGGCTTCTTCTACAGCTGGTGGGATAAGGGTCTGAACGGCGAAACCGACTCGATCGGCGAGAACACGGAATTCAACTCGATCGCCTACATGTATGACGGCGGGACGTTCCAGGCTGGTGTTGCGATCGATGAACTTGAAGGCACCTCGACCAAGCCTAACGGCATCGGTGTTGAAGGTATCGTTTCCGCTTCGGTCGGTGGTGTAAGCTTCGACTTGCTCGGCGGCTACGACACCGAGTACGAAGAAGGCGCGATCCGCGCACTGCTTTCGGCCGATGCCGGTCCGGGTACATTCCAGATCGCCGGCATCTGGGCATCCGACCCGAACGCTTACTGGGCTGACTCGGAGTGGACCGTTGCTGCGTCGTACCGCTTCAACGCTTCCGAAAAGCTCGCAATCACCCCGGGCGCACAATACTGGGACGCTCTGAACAACGGTGCTGGTGGCTTCGACTCGAGCGAAGAACAGTGGCGCGTCGGTGTCACTGCCGACTACAAGATCACCGATGGTCTCGCCTCGCGCTTTGCCATCAACTACACGGATGCAAGCAACAAGCCCGACGCTGTCAGCGGCTTCCTCCGCCTGCAGCGGGACTTCTAA
- a CDS encoding DUF2147 domain-containing protein, translating to MIRTLLVAAALGFAAAAPVHAAEPILGKWKTASGSTAEIAVCGTAFCVTLKTGKHAGKRVGSLSGTGGSYSGVVTDPESDKTYSGTGSVDGNLLKMRGCVLKVLCKSQTWTRL from the coding sequence ATGATTCGCACATTGCTCGTCGCAGCAGCGCTTGGCTTTGCCGCAGCCGCCCCGGTCCACGCTGCCGAACCGATCCTCGGCAAGTGGAAGACGGCGAGCGGCTCCACCGCGGAAATCGCGGTTTGCGGCACAGCCTTCTGCGTCACGCTGAAGACGGGCAAGCACGCGGGCAAGCGCGTCGGTTCGCTGTCCGGAACCGGCGGCAGCTATAGCGGCGTGGTCACCGATCCCGAAAGCGACAAGACCTATAGCGGTACGGGATCGGTGGACGGCAATCTGCTGAAGATGCGGGGCTGCGTGCTGAAGGTGCTTTGCAAATCGCAAACCTGGACGCGTCTTTAA
- a CDS encoding lytic transglycosylase domain-containing protein, translated as MRRTIFLPVAAMIGAGMLAFSADAAEGRIPVPTSKPDAAGKIGSIATGEPSSILGANLKSGLDALSDRQPEKAIAVRDRMPAGTLDRHILAWAIAVSGQRGIPSYDIAEAQRELQGWPGLKSLRSHSERALYRENAPAADVIAAFGTTRPETAEGAIILARALAAVGQSSAAATHLRAFWLSEALDKDTETKILSAFSDLLTAEDHRQRMEMLLYRARIDQAERFSDLGKAQSLFRAWAAVTRGGSNAASLIEAVDASWRSRPSYLFIRIEHLRKQQKYAEAARLLDQMPKDDGALVNPGEWWVEQRIVSRGLLDAGDFRGAYRIAANHAARRATDRVDAEFHAGWYALRGLEEPETAARHFRRILEASSRPISASRAWYWLGRAAEAGGPGDARAYFTNAARYPATFYGQLAAARLGQAKLDMSYPSPTEQDRIRLEGREAVTAIGRLEAAGHGWRADSLYRALAEELTSPGELAILAERAEKAGNHQLSLQIGKIAFGRGIEVAALAFPIGVIPPSADIDGAGKALAYAIARQESAFNPAAVSVANARGLLQLLPGTAKAVASRYGLAYSKDRLTSDAGYNATLGAHYLGEQIDSFGGSYILTFIAYNAGPRRVPEWLARYGDPRGKPIDEVVDWIERIPFEETRNYVQRVMENYQVYKSRLGQDTDIVADLRLGRRLP; from the coding sequence ATGCGGCGAACAATTTTCCTGCCGGTCGCCGCCATGATCGGTGCGGGGATGCTGGCTTTTTCGGCCGACGCAGCCGAGGGCCGGATTCCTGTACCGACGAGCAAGCCGGATGCTGCCGGCAAGATCGGCAGCATCGCAACCGGCGAACCCTCGTCTATCCTCGGCGCCAATCTGAAAAGCGGTCTCGATGCCCTCTCCGATCGGCAGCCGGAAAAGGCGATCGCCGTTCGCGACCGCATGCCGGCAGGAACGCTCGACCGCCATATCCTGGCCTGGGCGATCGCGGTGTCCGGACAGAGGGGCATCCCCTCCTATGATATTGCCGAGGCGCAGCGGGAACTCCAGGGCTGGCCGGGCCTGAAGTCGCTGCGCTCGCATTCGGAACGGGCGCTTTACCGCGAGAACGCTCCCGCCGCCGATGTGATTGCCGCCTTCGGTACCACCCGACCGGAGACGGCTGAAGGGGCGATCATCCTTGCACGCGCACTTGCAGCGGTGGGGCAGAGCTCGGCGGCCGCCACGCACCTGCGCGCATTCTGGCTGAGCGAAGCCCTGGACAAGGACACCGAAACGAAGATCCTTTCCGCGTTTTCCGATCTTTTGACGGCGGAAGATCACAGGCAGCGGATGGAAATGCTTCTCTACCGCGCCCGCATAGACCAGGCCGAGCGGTTCAGCGATCTCGGCAAGGCGCAATCGCTGTTCCGCGCCTGGGCCGCAGTGACCCGCGGCGGCAGCAACGCTGCCTCGCTCATCGAAGCGGTGGACGCTTCCTGGCGCAGCAGGCCTTCCTACCTCTTCATCCGCATCGAGCATTTACGCAAGCAGCAGAAATACGCCGAGGCGGCCCGGCTTCTCGACCAGATGCCGAAGGACGACGGCGCCCTCGTCAATCCCGGAGAATGGTGGGTCGAGCAACGTATCGTCAGCCGCGGCTTGCTCGACGCCGGCGACTTCCGCGGCGCCTACCGCATCGCCGCCAACCATGCGGCAAGGCGCGCCACGGACCGCGTCGACGCGGAATTCCACGCGGGCTGGTATGCGCTTCGCGGCCTCGAGGAACCCGAGACGGCGGCGCGTCACTTTCGCAGGATCCTCGAGGCATCGAGCCGGCCGATCTCCGCCTCGCGCGCCTGGTATTGGCTGGGGCGCGCCGCCGAAGCGGGCGGCCCCGGCGACGCGCGCGCGTATTTCACCAATGCGGCGCGCTACCCGGCCACCTTCTACGGGCAACTCGCCGCCGCACGCCTCGGCCAGGCGAAACTCGATATGAGCTATCCCTCGCCGACGGAGCAAGACCGCATCCGGCTGGAAGGGCGCGAAGCCGTTACGGCGATCGGCCGGCTCGAAGCTGCCGGCCATGGCTGGCGCGCCGACAGTCTTTATCGGGCGCTTGCCGAGGAACTGACCAGCCCCGGCGAACTTGCGATCCTGGCGGAGCGGGCCGAGAAGGCGGGCAATCACCAACTCTCGCTGCAGATCGGCAAGATCGCCTTCGGGCGCGGCATCGAGGTGGCTGCCCTTGCCTTTCCGATCGGGGTCATTCCGCCGAGCGCCGATATCGACGGGGCAGGCAAGGCGCTCGCCTATGCCATCGCCCGGCAGGAAAGCGCTTTCAACCCGGCCGCTGTTTCGGTGGCGAATGCCCGGGGGCTCCTGCAACTCCTTCCCGGCACGGCCAAGGCCGTCGCCAGCCGCTATGGCCTCGCCTATTCGAAGGACCGCCTGACGAGCGACGCCGGCTATAATGCGACGCTTGGTGCCCATTACCTCGGCGAACAGATCGACAGCTTCGGCGGTTCCTACATCCTCACCTTCATCGCCTATAATGCCGGCCCGCGTCGTGTTCCTGAGTGGCTCGCCCGCTATGGCGATCCACGCGGAAAGCCCATCGACGAGGTCGTGGACTGGATCGAGCGCATCCCCTTCGAGGAGACGCGCAACTATGTCCAGCGGGTGATGGAGAACTACCAGGTTTATAAATCGCGGCTGGGACAGGATACGGACATCGTTGCGGATTTGAGGTTGGGACGCCGTTTGCCTTGA
- the dapA gene encoding 4-hydroxy-tetrahydrodipicolinate synthase: MFKGSIPALVTPFTAAGSVDADSFVAHVEWQIKEGSHGLVPVGTTGESPTLSHDEHKKVVELCVEASARRVPVIAGAGSNNTIEAIELAQHAEKAGADAILVVTPYYNKPTQKGLFAHYAAIAESVKLPIVIYNIPGRSVVDMSVETMAALAKAHPTIIGVKDATGKIERVSEQRIGCGKAFVQLSGEDATALGFNAHGGVGCISVTANVAPRLCAEFQEATLAGDYAKALELQDKLMPLHKAIFLEPGVCGAKYALNRLGRMSFTVRSPLLSALEPATASAIDAALRHAGLMN; this comes from the coding sequence ATGTTCAAGGGTTCCATTCCCGCACTCGTAACGCCGTTCACCGCCGCCGGCTCGGTTGATGCGGATAGTTTCGTCGCGCATGTGGAGTGGCAGATAAAAGAGGGCAGCCACGGCCTCGTGCCAGTGGGCACCACGGGTGAATCTCCGACGCTTTCCCACGACGAGCATAAGAAGGTCGTGGAACTGTGCGTAGAGGCGTCGGCGCGGCGCGTACCGGTCATCGCCGGTGCCGGGTCCAACAACACGATCGAAGCGATCGAGCTTGCGCAGCATGCGGAAAAGGCCGGTGCGGACGCGATCCTCGTCGTCACGCCCTATTACAACAAGCCGACGCAGAAGGGCCTTTTCGCCCACTACGCGGCGATCGCCGAAAGCGTGAAGCTGCCGATCGTGATCTATAACATTCCCGGCCGTTCCGTCGTGGACATGAGCGTCGAGACCATGGCGGCACTGGCGAAGGCCCATCCCACGATCATCGGCGTGAAGGATGCGACCGGAAAGATCGAGAGGGTCTCCGAGCAGCGCATAGGCTGCGGCAAGGCTTTCGTGCAGCTTTCGGGAGAGGATGCGACCGCCCTCGGCTTCAATGCGCATGGCGGCGTCGGCTGCATCTCCGTCACCGCCAATGTCGCTCCGCGCCTGTGCGCCGAATTCCAGGAGGCAACCCTTGCCGGCGACTATGCCAAGGCCTTGGAGCTTCAGGACAAATTGATGCCACTGCACAAGGCCATCTTCCTTGAGCCGGGCGTCTGCGGCGCCAAATATGCGTTGAACCGTCTCGGGCGGATGAGCTTTACCGTCCGCTCGCCGTTGCTGTCGGCGCTTGAGCCGGCCACGGCGTCGGCTATCGACGCGGCGCTCAGGCATGCAGGGCTGATGAACTGA
- a CDS encoding tyrosine-type recombinase/integrase — MTSDAEKRASDLGFPGMGSGYEVNYSFGRQGPMGVVKEATLAELLQRYADILWDEGKHKYNVKAFVGELDEILLGKRFSVFSQEMLDGLIGALRKRGNSNATINRKMAALRKLLRKAYKMGDVHNLPEFKRQKEKAGRLRFLEADEEELLFREIASRSELYLYLSIFLVDTGARLGEAIALKWNDIHEGRATFWVTKSGRSRTVPLTLRAKDALKKCADRAPGPFSRIDQQKYRAVWNAAKVDARLGDEEDVVPHILRHTCASRLVRGGIDLRRVQMWLGHQTLEMTMRYAHLASHDLDMCVPVLERHLK; from the coding sequence GTGACGTCGGACGCTGAAAAACGAGCGAGTGACCTTGGATTCCCTGGAATGGGGTCCGGATACGAGGTCAATTATAGCTTCGGCCGGCAAGGTCCCATGGGAGTGGTGAAGGAAGCCACGCTCGCCGAATTGCTTCAGCGCTATGCCGACATCCTGTGGGACGAAGGCAAGCACAAATACAATGTGAAGGCCTTCGTCGGAGAGCTGGACGAGATTCTGCTCGGCAAGCGTTTCTCCGTCTTCTCGCAGGAGATGCTCGACGGCCTCATCGGTGCGCTGCGAAAGCGCGGCAACAGCAACGCGACCATCAACCGGAAGATGGCGGCGCTGCGAAAGCTGCTGCGGAAAGCGTACAAGATGGGGGATGTACACAATCTACCGGAGTTCAAGCGCCAGAAGGAGAAGGCGGGGCGCCTGCGCTTTCTGGAGGCAGACGAGGAGGAACTGCTCTTCCGGGAGATCGCGAGCCGGTCTGAACTATACCTTTATCTCTCGATATTCCTGGTGGATACGGGTGCGCGCCTGGGCGAGGCCATCGCTCTCAAATGGAACGACATCCATGAGGGCCGGGCGACATTCTGGGTCACCAAGTCGGGCCGCAGCCGCACGGTCCCGCTCACCTTGAGGGCAAAGGACGCCCTGAAGAAATGTGCCGACAGAGCCCCGGGGCCCTTTTCGAGAATTGATCAGCAGAAGTATCGCGCCGTCTGGAACGCTGCAAAGGTGGATGCGCGCCTCGGTGACGAAGAAGACGTCGTTCCGCACATCCTGCGGCATACCTGCGCCTCACGCCTGGTCAGAGGCGGGATCGACCTTAGACGGGTTCAGATGTGGCTTGGCCACCAGACGCTCGAGATGACGATGCGCTACGCCCATCTCGCCTCCCACGACCTCGATATGTGCGTGCCCGTCCTGGAGCGGCACCTCAAGTAA
- a CDS encoding BA14K family protein yields the protein MVRPMKTLAIVALSLATAISSVPPAEAFPIVPAPKTQAADVQLAQFPYERGEARKGRCRDRDCRRMGNWRGYRGNRHYSNRYHHRRYYRDDDDDLGAFFGGLAAGAIVGGVLSQPRYAAPRYYGGGNAHVEWCYSRYRSYRAWDNTFQPYNGPRRQCYSPYS from the coding sequence ATGGTGAGGCCAATGAAGACCTTAGCAATTGTTGCCCTGTCGCTGGCCACGGCCATCAGCAGCGTTCCGCCCGCAGAGGCATTTCCGATCGTTCCGGCACCGAAGACGCAGGCTGCCGACGTGCAGTTGGCGCAGTTTCCGTACGAGCGCGGGGAAGCGCGCAAAGGCCGCTGCCGCGACCGGGACTGCCGGCGGATGGGCAACTGGCGCGGTTATCGCGGAAACCGCCATTACAGCAATCGCTACCATCATCGCCGCTACTACCGCGACGACGATGATGATCTCGGAGCTTTCTTTGGCGGCCTGGCCGCCGGCGCGATCGTCGGTGGCGTGTTGAGCCAACCGAGATATGCGGCTCCGAGGTATTACGGCGGCGGCAATGCACATGTGGAATGGTGCTACTCGCGCTATCGCTCGTATAGAGCCTGGGACAATACATTCCAGCCCTATAACGGTCCGCGGCGCCAGTGCTATTCACCCTATAGCTGA
- the rpoZ gene encoding DNA-directed RNA polymerase subunit omega: MARVTVEDCIDKVENRFELVLLASHRARLVSQGAPITVDRDNDKNPVVALREIADETLSPGDLKEDLIHSLQKHVEVDEPEPDPASLAQTEAAPAFAEAAEEEDQPEALTFDRMSEEELLAGIEGLVPPEKSDDY, translated from the coding sequence ATGGCCCGCGTCACCGTCGAAGACTGCATCGACAAGGTCGAAAACCGTTTCGAACTCGTCCTTCTTGCCAGCCACCGCGCACGCCTGGTTTCCCAGGGTGCCCCGATTACGGTCGACCGCGACAACGACAAGAATCCGGTCGTTGCACTGCGCGAGATCGCCGATGAAACCCTGTCGCCCGGCGACCTGAAGGAGGACCTGATCCACTCGCTGCAGAAGCATGTGGAAGTGGACGAACCGGAACCCGATCCGGCATCGCTCGCCCAGACGGAAGCAGCGCCTGCCTTCGCTGAGGCCGCCGAAGAGGAAGACCAGCCGGAAGCGCTGACCTTCGACCGCATGTCCGAAGAAGAACTGCTGGCCGGCATCGAAGGCCTCGTTCCTCCGGAAAAGAGCGACGACTACTGA
- a CDS encoding NYN domain-containing protein, producing the protein MFDPREKIALFIDGANLYAASKSLGFDIDYRKLLKAFQKRGYLLRAYYYTALIEDQEYSSIRPLIDWLDYNGYKVVTKPAKEFTDSLGRRKIKGNMDIELAIDAMEQSESVDHLVIFSGDGDFTTLVEALQRKGRKVSVVSTMSTQPPMIADDLRRQADHFIDLATLRGEIGREPSERVQRPVEPVADDVEL; encoded by the coding sequence ATGTTCGATCCTCGCGAGAAAATCGCTCTTTTCATCGATGGCGCCAACCTCTACGCCGCGTCGAAGAGCCTCGGCTTCGACATCGATTACCGCAAGCTGCTCAAGGCCTTCCAGAAGCGCGGCTACCTGCTCAGGGCCTACTACTACACCGCACTCATCGAGGACCAGGAATATTCGTCGATCCGCCCGCTGATCGATTGGCTGGACTATAACGGCTATAAGGTCGTGACAAAGCCCGCCAAGGAGTTCACCGATTCCCTCGGGCGCCGCAAGATCAAAGGGAATATGGACATCGAGCTGGCGATCGACGCCATGGAGCAGTCCGAATCGGTCGACCATTTGGTGATCTTCTCCGGAGACGGTGATTTCACGACCCTGGTCGAAGCGTTGCAGCGCAAGGGCCGAAAGGTTTCCGTGGTCTCGACCATGTCGACGCAACCGCCGATGATTGCCGACGACCTGCGCCGTCAGGCCGACCACTTCATCGATCTCGCGACGCTCAGAGGAGAGATCGGCCGCGAACCGTCCGAACGCGTTCAGCGCCCTGTCGAGCCGGTCGCCGACGACGTCGAGCTTTAA
- a CDS encoding pyridoxal phosphate-dependent aminotransferase has translation MSAFSRFTPLVQSLPATVPFVGPEALERQHGREVAARIGANESGFGPAPSVLLAIRQAADETWKYSDPENHDLKQALAGHLRVPAANIAIGEGVDGLLGQIVRLVVEPGMPVVTSLGGYPTFNYHVAGHGGRLVTVPYAGDREDIDGLLAAAKRENAALVYLANPDNPMGSWWPAERVIAFADALPETTLLVLDEAYCETAPREAIPSIESLIDRPNVIRTRTFSKAYGLAGARVGYALSTPGTAQAFDKIRNHFGMSRISVSAAIAALADKEYLKEVTRKIANSRERIGRIAADNGLVPLPSATNFVAVDCGKDAAYARAIVDRLMGDHGIFIRMPGVAPLNRCIRISTAPATELDLLAAALPEVIRSLAAT, from the coding sequence ATGTCCGCATTCTCACGCTTCACGCCACTCGTCCAATCCCTGCCGGCTACCGTCCCCTTCGTTGGCCCTGAGGCGCTCGAGCGTCAGCACGGCCGCGAGGTCGCGGCGCGCATCGGCGCCAATGAGAGCGGGTTCGGCCCGGCACCATCCGTGTTGCTGGCCATTCGTCAGGCGGCCGATGAGACCTGGAAATATTCCGATCCCGAGAATCACGATCTGAAGCAGGCGCTCGCCGGCCATCTTCGTGTCCCAGCCGCCAATATCGCGATCGGAGAGGGAGTCGACGGCCTGCTCGGGCAGATCGTGCGCCTCGTCGTGGAACCGGGCATGCCGGTCGTGACCTCTCTCGGCGGCTATCCGACCTTCAACTATCATGTCGCAGGACATGGCGGACGGCTGGTCACGGTCCCCTATGCCGGCGATCGGGAGGATATCGATGGATTGCTCGCCGCCGCGAAGCGCGAGAATGCGGCGCTCGTCTATCTCGCCAATCCCGATAATCCGATGGGCAGCTGGTGGCCCGCCGAACGCGTGATCGCCTTTGCGGACGCTCTGCCGGAAACGACACTCCTCGTGCTGGACGAAGCCTATTGTGAAACGGCGCCGCGGGAGGCAATTCCTTCGATCGAGAGCCTGATCGACAGGCCTAACGTCATACGCACGCGCACCTTTTCGAAGGCCTACGGACTGGCCGGGGCCCGCGTCGGTTACGCGCTGTCGACGCCCGGGACGGCTCAGGCCTTCGACAAGATCCGCAATCATTTCGGAATGAGCCGAATCAGCGTGTCGGCAGCGATTGCCGCACTGGCCGACAAGGAATACTTGAAGGAAGTCACGCGCAAGATCGCGAATTCACGGGAGAGGATCGGCCGGATCGCTGCCGACAACGGCCTCGTCCCTCTTCCCTCAGCCACGAATTTCGTGGCTGTCGACTGTGGAAAGGATGCGGCCTATGCGCGGGCGATCGTCGATCGGCTGATGGGCGATCATGGCATTTTCATCCGCATGCCCGGGGTCGCGCCGCTGAACCGCTGTATCCGCATCAGCACTGCGCCCGCAACCGAACTCGATCTCCTTGCGGCCGCGCTTCCGGAGGTGATCAGGAGTTTGGCTGCCACCTGA
- a CDS encoding sel1 repeat family protein, translating to MALFNIEIVSDDAIGGGNRADVLCEMGLAYATGRGRPVDLVAAHKWLNIAAIRGSDRAADLRADLAATMSKADLAAALRAAREWMTMH from the coding sequence ATGGCACTCTTTAACATTGAGATCGTTTCGGATGACGCCATCGGCGGCGGCAACCGCGCCGACGTTCTGTGCGAGATGGGCCTCGCCTATGCGACGGGCCGCGGCAGGCCCGTGGATCTGGTAGCCGCGCACAAGTGGCTGAACATCGCCGCGATCAGGGGCTCGGACCGTGCGGCCGACCTGCGAGCCGACCTCGCGGCGACGATGAGCAAGGCGGATCTCGCCGCCGCGCTGCGCGCAGCACGCGAATGGATGACGATGCACTGA
- a CDS encoding type II toxin-antitoxin system HicB family antitoxin, translating into MNNVVEINGEKAVIAFDPEIQMLRGEFVALNGGADFYAESVHDLIEEGRKSLAVYLEMCREKGIEPRRKFSGKFNVRLTPDEHAAAVIAAAAAGKSLNEWIVGTIREAAE; encoded by the coding sequence ATGAACAATGTCGTCGAAATCAATGGCGAGAAGGCGGTCATCGCTTTCGATCCCGAGATTCAGATGCTGCGCGGCGAGTTTGTCGCCCTGAATGGCGGGGCCGACTTCTATGCCGAGAGTGTCCACGATCTGATTGAGGAAGGCCGCAAGTCGCTGGCCGTCTATCTCGAAATGTGCCGGGAAAAGGGTATTGAGCCTCGCCGGAAGTTCTCTGGCAAGTTCAATGTCCGCCTCACCCCTGACGAGCATGCCGCAGCAGTCATTGCTGCCGCAGCCGCGGGCAAGAGCCTGAATGAATGGATCGTCGGGACCATCAGGGAGGCCGCTGAATAA
- a CDS encoding type II toxin-antitoxin system HicA family toxin, whose protein sequence is MSRATSWLCWLVPVRSRNCWAFRDHSPAGRPGTTSDDLLDELLALIPDSPTPGSKSNLKTVPENGTWHSMKKCDRATLELIFARPVNGSIHWADIEALFVTLGAEVSEREGSRTGVFLFGEVRVFHRPHPSPDTDKGAVASIRKWLDEHGVKP, encoded by the coding sequence TTGAGCAGGGCGACAAGCTGGCTCTGCTGGTTGGTGCCAGTCAGATCGAGAAATTGCTGGGCTTTCCGTGACCATTCCCCGGCAGGCCGGCCGGGTACGACCTCGGACGACCTGCTTGATGAACTGCTCGCCCTGATACCGGATAGCCCGACGCCGGGGTCGAAATCGAACCTGAAAACAGTACCAGAAAATGGTACTTGGCACTCCATGAAAAAGTGTGACAGAGCCACGCTGGAACTGATCTTCGCCCGCCCGGTCAACGGCTCGATCCACTGGGCCGACATAGAGGCGCTGTTTGTAACCCTCGGGGCGGAGGTCAGCGAGCGGGAAGGTTCGCGGACAGGCGTGTTCCTGTTCGGCGAAGTGCGCGTCTTTCATCGCCCGCATCCTTCACCGGATACGGATAAAGGTGCGGTTGCCAGCATCCGTAAATGGCTGGACGAACACGGAGTAAAGCCATGA
- a CDS encoding porin, protein MNIKSLLLGSAAALAAVSGAQAADAIVAAEPEPMEYVRVCDAFGTGYFYIPGTETCLKISGFIRVQGEFGRDEVNDRQGWGDAGTSDWDMFSRAYIAFDAKSDTEYGTLTGFFAAEFNADNDTDVGDSLIDVDEAYIQLGGFKAGFFYSWWDKGLNGETDSLGNFTEFNSLAYIYDGGTFQAGISVDELEGASTKPNGVGITGIVSATLGGVAFDLLGSYDTEWEEGAVRGLLSADLGPGTFQIAGIWASNPNAYWEDSEWTVAASYRFNATDKFHITPAAQYWGSLQDSNTSFGNDDQWRVGITTDYDITEGLATRFTINYTDADNDEDYVSGFLRLQRDF, encoded by the coding sequence ATGAACATCAAGAGCCTTCTTCTCGGCTCCGCTGCTGCTCTCGCAGCAGTCTCCGGCGCCCAGGCTGCCGACGCGATCGTCGCTGCCGAGCCGGAGCCCATGGAATACGTCCGCGTCTGCGACGCTTTCGGCACGGGCTACTTCTACATTCCCGGCACGGAAACCTGCCTCAAGATCAGCGGCTTCATCCGCGTTCAGGGCGAATTCGGTCGTGACGAAGTCAACGATCGTCAGGGTTGGGGCGATGCAGGTACGTCGGACTGGGACATGTTCTCCCGCGCTTACATCGCGTTCGACGCGAAGAGCGACACCGAATACGGCACGCTCACCGGCTTCTTCGCCGCTGAATTCAACGCCGACAACGACACCGATGTCGGCGACAGCCTGATCGACGTCGACGAAGCCTACATCCAGCTCGGCGGCTTCAAGGCCGGCTTCTTCTACAGCTGGTGGGATAAGGGTCTGAACGGCGAAACCGACTCGCTCGGCAACTTCACTGAGTTCAACTCGCTCGCCTACATCTATGATGGCGGCACCTTCCAGGCCGGTATCTCGGTCGACGAACTCGAAGGTGCGAGCACCAAGCCGAACGGCGTTGGTATCACCGGTATCGTCTCCGCTACGCTCGGCGGCGTTGCTTTCGACTTGCTCGGCAGCTACGACACCGAATGGGAAGAAGGCGCTGTCCGCGGCTTGCTCTCCGCAGACCTCGGTCCGGGCACCTTCCAGATCGCCGGCATCTGGGCGTCCAACCCGAACGCTTACTGGGAAGACTCCGAATGGACCGTTGCTGCGTCTTACCGCTTCAACGCTACCGACAAGTTCCACATCACTCCGGCTGCTCAGTACTGGGGTAGCCTGCAAGACTCGAACACCAGCTTCGGCAACGATGATCAGTGGCGCGTTGGTATCACGACCGACTACGACATCACGGAAGGTCTCGCTACCCGCTTCACGATCAACTACACCGATGCGGACAACGACGAAGACTACGTCAGCGGCTTCCTCCGCCTGCAGCGTGACTTCTAA
- the smpB gene encoding SsrA-binding protein SmpB, whose product MAPKGSERTVKKVVAENRKARFNYEIVDTYEAGLVLTGTEVKSLREGKANIAESYATDEGGEIWLINSYLPEYLQANRFNHETRRRRKLLLSKREVNRLQGAVNREGMSLIPLRIYFNERGRAKLELALGKGKKLHDKRETSKERDWNRQKNRLLKERG is encoded by the coding sequence ATGGCACCGAAAGGCAGCGAACGCACGGTCAAGAAGGTTGTCGCGGAAAATCGCAAGGCCCGCTTCAACTACGAGATCGTCGACACCTACGAGGCCGGTCTGGTCCTGACCGGCACGGAGGTCAAGTCGTTGCGCGAGGGAAAGGCCAATATCGCGGAATCATACGCGACCGACGAAGGCGGCGAGATCTGGCTCATCAACTCCTACCTGCCCGAATATCTGCAGGCCAACCGCTTCAATCACGAGACGCGCCGCCGCCGCAAATTGCTCCTGTCGAAGAGGGAAGTGAACCGTCTGCAAGGTGCGGTCAACCGCGAGGGAATGTCGCTGATACCGCTCCGGATATACTTCAATGAGCGAGGCAGGGCGAAGCTGGAACTGGCGCTCGGCAAGGGCAAGAAGCTGCACGACAAGCGAGAGACCTCCAAGGAACGCGATTGGAACCGGCAGAAGAACAGGCTCCTCAAGGAGCGCGGCTGA